A single genomic interval of Hyphomicrobium methylovorum harbors:
- a CDS encoding SDR family NAD(P)-dependent oxidoreductase produces MNRLSGKIAIVTGSGGGIGRAIAERFAAEGAHVWVTDINGETAEETVAGIKAKGGAATAMVVDVSKGQDLTALIRNVDSQHGYADILVNNAGILVRGEVRQLSDADWTKLREVNIDGVLRLCRDALPLLRKSSSATIINISSIMADRGLRPLAAYTATKGAVTALTKGLAVEYAPFKVRVNAISPGYIETAITDRLLKLPPVKQALIDKTPMGRLGQPEDLTGAAVFFASDDSLYCTGSDLAVDGGMGAGL; encoded by the coding sequence ATGAATCGGCTTAGCGGAAAAATCGCAATCGTCACCGGTTCAGGTGGCGGCATCGGCCGCGCGATCGCGGAACGCTTTGCTGCTGAGGGCGCACACGTCTGGGTGACCGATATCAACGGCGAGACGGCGGAAGAAACGGTCGCCGGCATCAAGGCGAAGGGCGGCGCTGCAACCGCAATGGTTGTCGATGTCTCGAAGGGCCAGGATCTCACCGCCCTGATCCGCAACGTCGACAGTCAACACGGATACGCAGACATCCTGGTAAACAACGCCGGCATTTTGGTTCGTGGCGAAGTCCGCCAGCTCTCGGATGCCGACTGGACCAAGCTCCGCGAGGTCAACATTGACGGCGTCCTGCGGCTCTGCCGCGACGCGCTCCCGCTTCTAAGGAAGTCGTCCTCGGCGACCATCATTAACATCTCGTCGATCATGGCAGACCGTGGCCTGCGCCCACTCGCGGCCTACACGGCAACCAAGGGCGCAGTCACTGCGCTGACGAAGGGCTTGGCGGTCGAATACGCCCCCTTCAAAGTCCGTGTGAACGCGATTTCGCCTGGCTATATCGAAACCGCCATTACAGATCGGCTGCTGAAGCTGCCGCCCGTTAAGCAGGCGTTGATCGACAAAACGCCGATGGGCCGCCTTGGCCAGCCGGAAGATCTGACGGGCGCGGCTGTCTTTTTTGCCTCCGACGATAGTCTGTATTGCACCGGCTCCGATCTCGCGGTGGATGGCGGTATGGGTGCAGGGCTCTGA
- the rpiA gene encoding ribose-5-phosphate isomerase RpiA, with amino-acid sequence MSSDEWKRQAAEQALAHVEDGMKLGLGTGSTAAKFVELLGERVKAGLKVICVPTSEATRAQAAALNIPLATLDEYPALDLTVDGADEIDEDLRLIKGGGGALLREKIVAVASARVIIIADSTKLVDVLGRFPLPIEVVPFGLGSSRSLIERLAADSGCEGEIKLRTAPGGAPFVTDNGNHILDCSFGEIDDPEALDDALKLVPGVVESGLFLGIADIGIIAGPKGVETLSAIESDFEEEE; translated from the coding sequence ATGAGCAGCGATGAGTGGAAGCGCCAGGCGGCTGAGCAGGCGCTCGCGCACGTCGAAGACGGAATGAAGCTCGGCCTCGGAACAGGCTCGACGGCAGCGAAATTCGTCGAACTGCTCGGCGAGCGCGTGAAGGCCGGACTGAAGGTCATCTGCGTGCCGACGTCGGAAGCGACACGTGCGCAGGCGGCCGCGCTGAACATCCCCCTTGCAACCCTCGACGAATATCCCGCTCTCGATCTGACCGTCGATGGAGCCGACGAAATCGACGAGGACCTGCGCCTCATCAAAGGTGGCGGCGGCGCGCTGCTGCGGGAAAAGATCGTCGCCGTCGCTTCGGCGCGCGTCATAATCATCGCTGACAGCACCAAGCTCGTGGACGTCCTCGGCCGCTTTCCGCTTCCCATCGAAGTCGTGCCATTCGGCCTCGGCTCGTCGCGCAGTCTTATTGAGCGCCTCGCGGCCGATAGCGGCTGTGAAGGCGAAATAAAACTGCGTACAGCCCCAGGCGGCGCACCCTTCGTTACAGACAATGGCAACCATATTCTCGATTGCTCATTCGGCGAGATTGACGATCCCGAAGCGTTGGACGACGCTTTGAAGCTGGTTCCCGGCGTGGTCGAGAGCGGCCTTTTCCTGGGCATCGCGGACATTGGCATCATCGCCGGGCCGAAAGGCGTCGAAACTCTGTCAGCAATCGAATCCGATTTCGAAGAGGAGGAATGA
- a CDS encoding NAD+ synthase — protein sequence MISPASLKIAIAQLNPVVGDLEGNARRAEHAHADAKKLGADVVVFPELFLNGYPPEDLVLKPAFQDETRRTLERLAERCKDGPAVVIGAIWREKEKPHNAVAVLDGGRIASISLKYNLPNYGVFDEKRVFAPGPMPGPVNIRGVRIGLPICEDIWEPEVVETLAETGAELIVSPNGSPFDWPKFSNRMNAAIARVTESGLPLMYVNQVGGQDELVFDGASFVLNSDRSLPVQLPAWREGLLVTEWEKTPNGWRCKPSEVTPIAEGAAAAYHASVLGLRDYVTKNRFPGVVLGLSGGIDSALVAAIAVDALGSEKVHAVMLPSKFTSDESLADAAACAKTLGIRYDKISIEPTVSALTWSLKDIFAGTNSDITEENLQSRVRGTILMAISNKFGHMVVTTGNKSEMSVGYATLYGDMNGGFNPIKDLYKTEVYQLSNWRNENVPEGGLGPAGTVIPERIITKAPTAELRANQTDQDSLPPYDELDDILRCLVENEMPVADVVARGHSAETVGRVERLLYLAEYKRRQAAPGIKISARSFGRDRRYPITNWFRETTSTRK from the coding sequence ATGATCTCACCGGCTTCCCTCAAAATCGCTATTGCCCAACTCAATCCCGTCGTTGGCGACCTCGAAGGTAACGCCCGCCGCGCTGAGCATGCACACGCCGACGCAAAAAAGCTCGGCGCCGACGTCGTCGTTTTCCCTGAGTTGTTTCTCAACGGCTATCCGCCGGAAGACCTCGTGCTGAAACCTGCATTTCAGGACGAAACGCGGAGGACGCTCGAACGCCTCGCGGAGCGTTGCAAGGACGGGCCCGCTGTCGTCATCGGCGCGATCTGGCGAGAGAAGGAAAAGCCGCACAACGCCGTTGCCGTGCTCGACGGCGGTCGCATCGCCAGCATTAGCTTGAAATACAACCTGCCGAATTACGGTGTGTTCGATGAAAAGCGCGTGTTCGCGCCAGGTCCGATGCCGGGACCGGTCAACATCCGCGGCGTCCGCATCGGGTTGCCGATCTGCGAAGACATCTGGGAACCCGAGGTCGTCGAAACGCTGGCCGAAACCGGCGCCGAACTCATCGTCAGTCCCAACGGCTCGCCATTCGACTGGCCGAAGTTTTCCAATCGCATGAACGCAGCAATTGCGCGTGTGACGGAAAGCGGTTTGCCGCTCATGTACGTCAATCAGGTGGGCGGCCAAGACGAGCTTGTGTTCGACGGCGCATCGTTTGTCTTGAATAGCGACCGCAGCCTGCCGGTGCAGTTGCCCGCGTGGCGCGAAGGCCTCCTCGTCACCGAATGGGAGAAGACGCCGAACGGGTGGCGCTGCAAACCGAGCGAAGTGACGCCGATCGCCGAAGGCGCAGCAGCCGCCTATCACGCTTCCGTTCTGGGCCTCAGGGACTACGTGACCAAGAACAGGTTTCCGGGAGTCGTGCTTGGACTTTCGGGCGGAATCGATTCCGCCCTCGTTGCGGCCATCGCTGTCGATGCGCTGGGCAGCGAAAAGGTTCACGCCGTCATGCTGCCGTCGAAGTTCACGTCGGACGAGAGTCTCGCAGACGCCGCCGCTTGCGCCAAAACGCTTGGCATCCGCTACGACAAGATCTCCATCGAGCCGACGGTCTCGGCGCTGACGTGGAGCCTCAAGGATATTTTCGCCGGGACCAATTCGGATATCACCGAGGAAAATCTACAGAGCCGCGTGCGTGGCACAATCCTCATGGCGATCTCGAACAAGTTCGGCCACATGGTCGTCACCACCGGCAACAAAAGCGAGATGTCCGTCGGCTACGCCACGCTCTACGGCGACATGAACGGCGGCTTCAATCCGATCAAGGACCTCTACAAGACCGAGGTCTATCAATTGAGCAACTGGCGCAATGAGAACGTGCCGGAAGGTGGCCTCGGCCCCGCTGGCACTGTCATTCCGGAGCGCATCATAACAAAAGCGCCGACGGCCGAATTGCGCGCCAACCAAACCGACCAGGATTCGCTTCCGCCCTACGACGAGTTGGACGACATCCTGCGGTGTCTGGTCGAGAATGAAATGCCGGTTGCAGATGTCGTCGCACGCGGGCATTCCGCTGAAACGGTCGGCAGGGTTGAACGGTTACTCTATCTCGCGGAGTACAAGCGCCGTCAGGCAGCGCCTGGCATCAAGATTTCCGCGCGCAGTTTCGGCAGAGATCGCCGCTACCCGATCACCAACTGGTTTCGCGAAACAACGAGCACCCGCAAATGA
- a CDS encoding class II 3-deoxy-7-phosphoheptulonate synthase: protein MASASQTEKWAPDTWRSKPILQVPDYPDARVLKDVEARLTTFPPLVFAGEARDLKKQLAAIANGNGFLLQGGDCAESFAEHRADNIRDFFRVFLQMAVVLTYAGGQPVVKVGRIAGQFAKPRSSPMEKKDGVELPSYRGDIINGPDFSPEARIPDPNRQLEAYRQSAATLNLIRAFATGGYADLERVHQWNMGFVKDSPQGQHYQELADRIAETLQFMRACGITPENTPQLRTTNFYTSHEALLLGYEEALTRKDSTSGDWYATSGHMIWVGDRTRQPDHAHIEYCRGIKNPIGLKCGPSLDADGLLRLIDQLNPKDEPGRLTLICRFGFDKVEAHLPKLIRAVKKAGRSVIWSCDPMHGNTVSAVNGYKTRPFDRILKESLAFFEIHRAEGTHAGGIHVEMTGQNVTECTGGATAISEQDLSSRYHTHCDPRLNADQALELAFLVAGQLRKERDTDARFEPRTLIA from the coding sequence ATGGCATCTGCCAGTCAGACTGAGAAATGGGCGCCAGACACGTGGCGCAGCAAGCCGATCCTGCAGGTTCCGGATTATCCGGACGCCCGCGTGCTGAAGGATGTCGAGGCGCGTCTGACGACGTTTCCGCCGCTCGTTTTTGCAGGCGAGGCGCGGGACCTCAAGAAGCAGCTCGCCGCGATTGCGAACGGCAACGGCTTCCTGCTTCAGGGCGGAGACTGCGCCGAAAGCTTCGCTGAGCATAGGGCCGATAACATTCGCGATTTCTTCCGCGTCTTCCTTCAGATGGCGGTGGTGCTGACGTATGCCGGTGGCCAGCCCGTTGTGAAGGTGGGCCGCATCGCCGGTCAGTTCGCGAAGCCGCGTTCTTCGCCCATGGAGAAGAAGGACGGTGTGGAGCTGCCGAGTTATCGCGGCGACATCATCAACGGACCGGACTTTTCCCCCGAAGCGCGCATCCCGGACCCGAACCGTCAGCTTGAAGCTTACCGTCAGTCTGCGGCGACGCTGAACCTGATCCGCGCGTTCGCGACCGGCGGCTATGCCGATCTTGAGCGCGTGCATCAGTGGAACATGGGCTTCGTGAAGGATAGCCCGCAGGGCCAGCACTATCAGGAACTCGCCGATCGTATCGCCGAGACGCTGCAGTTCATGCGCGCCTGCGGAATCACGCCCGAAAACACGCCGCAGCTTCGCACGACCAATTTCTACACCAGCCACGAAGCTCTGCTGCTCGGTTACGAGGAAGCACTGACGCGTAAGGATTCGACCAGCGGCGACTGGTACGCAACCAGCGGACACATGATCTGGGTCGGCGACCGTACGCGCCAGCCGGATCATGCGCATATCGAATACTGCCGTGGCATCAAGAACCCGATCGGGTTGAAGTGCGGTCCGTCGCTCGATGCGGACGGTCTGTTGCGCCTGATCGACCAGCTCAATCCGAAGGACGAGCCTGGCCGCCTGACGCTCATCTGCCGTTTCGGCTTCGACAAGGTGGAGGCGCATCTGCCGAAGCTGATCCGCGCCGTCAAAAAGGCAGGGCGCTCGGTGATCTGGTCATGCGATCCGATGCACGGCAACACCGTCTCGGCCGTCAACGGCTACAAGACGCGGCCGTTCGATCGCATCCTCAAGGAGAGCCTCGCGTTCTTCGAGATCCACCGTGCGGAAGGTACGCACGCGGGCGGCATCCACGTGGAGATGACGGGCCAGAACGTCACCGAATGCACCGGTGGCGCGACGGCGATCTCCGAGCAGGATCTGTCCAGCCGCTACCACACGCATTGCGATCCGCGTCTCAATGCCGACCAGGCGTTGGAGCTCGCGTTCCTCGTGGCGGGTCAGCTTAGGAAAGAGCGCGATACAGATGCGCGCTTCGAACCGAGAACGCTGATCGCTTGA
- the gor gene encoding glutathione-disulfide reductase — protein MADPVYDLFVIGAGSGGVRAARIAASHGARVAIAEEYRVGGTCVIRGCVPKKLLVYASRFRDEFEDAAGFGWSLDEPRFDWASLIAAKDKEIGRLEAAYGQTLAKYNVDLFAERATVSGPNEIRLEKSGRAICAKTILIATGGTPNVDTNLPGVEHVITSNEAFNLKTLPRRVVIAGGGYIAVEFAAIFNGLGADVTLIYRGEKILRGFDEDLRDGLTAAFAARGIRIISGDVFTRIDKSAAGLTGQLRKGGALEADAIMFAIGRSPNTASLGLETVGVKLDRQGAVVVEADSQTSVPSIYAVGDVTNRVALTPVAIREGHAFADTVFGNKRWTVDYTTIPTAVFSTPEIGTVGYSEHEARAQFGDVHIYKGRFRPMKAIVAGRDERMLMKVVVDAASDRVIGVHVFGPDAAEIVQMAAIAVRLGATKADFDQTMALHPSAAEELVTLREKWVAPGEAAG, from the coding sequence ATGGCCGATCCGGTATACGATCTGTTTGTCATTGGCGCGGGCTCCGGCGGGGTCCGTGCAGCGCGCATCGCCGCGAGCCACGGTGCACGCGTGGCTATCGCAGAGGAATACCGCGTCGGCGGAACCTGCGTGATCCGCGGCTGCGTTCCGAAGAAGCTGTTGGTGTACGCCAGCCGCTTTCGCGATGAGTTCGAAGATGCCGCCGGGTTTGGCTGGTCATTGGATGAGCCGCGCTTCGATTGGGCGTCGCTGATCGCAGCAAAAGACAAAGAGATCGGCAGGCTCGAAGCCGCCTACGGCCAGACGCTCGCGAAGTATAACGTGGATCTCTTCGCCGAGCGCGCAACCGTCAGCGGGCCGAACGAGATCCGCCTCGAAAAGTCGGGCCGTGCGATTTGCGCCAAGACGATTTTGATCGCGACGGGCGGCACGCCCAACGTCGACACAAATCTTCCCGGCGTCGAACACGTCATCACGTCGAACGAAGCCTTCAATCTGAAGACGCTGCCACGACGCGTCGTCATCGCAGGCGGCGGTTACATTGCCGTCGAGTTTGCTGCGATTTTCAACGGCCTCGGCGCGGACGTAACGCTGATCTATCGCGGCGAGAAAATTCTGCGTGGCTTCGATGAAGATCTGCGCGACGGGCTAACCGCTGCGTTCGCCGCGCGCGGCATCCGCATCATTTCGGGCGACGTGTTCACGCGCATCGATAAATCCGCGGCAGGCCTGACAGGCCAGTTGCGGAAGGGCGGCGCGCTCGAAGCCGACGCAATCATGTTTGCAATCGGCCGCTCGCCGAACACAGCCTCTCTTGGATTGGAGACGGTAGGTGTAAAGCTCGATCGGCAGGGTGCCGTCGTGGTTGAGGCCGACTCGCAGACCTCGGTCCCTTCGATCTATGCCGTCGGCGACGTCACCAATCGCGTGGCGCTCACGCCGGTTGCCATCCGTGAGGGCCATGCCTTTGCCGACACGGTCTTCGGCAACAAGCGATGGACCGTCGATTACACGACGATACCGACGGCAGTTTTCTCGACGCCGGAGATCGGCACCGTTGGCTACAGCGAGCACGAGGCGCGCGCGCAGTTCGGCGACGTCCACATCTACAAAGGCCGCTTCCGTCCGATGAAGGCCATCGTCGCCGGACGCGACGAACGCATGCTGATGAAAGTCGTCGTCGATGCGGCAAGCGACCGAGTGATCGGCGTTCACGTATTCGGTCCTGACGCGGCCGAGATCGTTCAGATGGCGGCGATTGCCGTTCGCCTGGGGGCGACGAAGGCTGACTTCGATCAGACGATGGCTCTGCATCCATCAGCCGCGGAAGAACTCGTAACTTTGCGGGAAAAATGGGTGGCTCCGGGCGAAGCCGCCGGTTGA
- a CDS encoding DUF2865 domain-containing protein, with the protein MSQAIAHLHIIRRLLLAFVAVAATLSAVPNAASAQSWWPFGGNDEEAPRPPVPREPVYREPPGNVPAPIPPDNQPPPGAPPGYSNAPRPAPGAPSSAVGGGGSSTKGPICYQLEQRLVQEGQKSGQSRNQLPQIEDEIRTVDRAYRSGQQQLDRGCYESFLFTKTFRNSPQCKDLARQVELSKRKLADLEAKRQDIMGSSGRSYQDDIIRELARNNCGANYVDMARRRTDGMWEDEESSGNNTWSPSAALNGAQTFRTVCVRLCDGFYFPVSFSTLPSHFTQDADSCQSKCAAPTELYYYPNPGGSIDQSVALGSQEPYSKMKSAFRYRKEYVNGCSCKTAEFVPTDAAGKAKKAEVEAAAAASGGAAGQNAVNTGTMPPAAGAPADAGDAWHTEAQPQ; encoded by the coding sequence GTGAGCCAAGCGATCGCGCATCTCCATATCATCCGCCGCCTGCTTCTCGCTTTTGTGGCGGTGGCGGCGACGCTATCGGCCGTGCCGAATGCAGCCTCGGCACAGAGCTGGTGGCCGTTTGGCGGTAATGATGAGGAAGCGCCGCGCCCGCCCGTGCCGCGCGAGCCCGTTTACCGCGAGCCGCCGGGCAATGTTCCCGCACCAATCCCGCCCGACAATCAGCCGCCGCCCGGCGCTCCTCCGGGCTATTCCAATGCACCGCGGCCGGCTCCTGGTGCTCCGTCATCCGCTGTCGGCGGCGGCGGATCGTCCACCAAGGGCCCGATCTGCTATCAGCTCGAACAGCGGCTTGTGCAGGAAGGCCAGAAGTCCGGCCAATCGCGCAACCAGCTGCCGCAAATCGAGGACGAAATTCGCACCGTCGACCGTGCGTACCGCAGCGGCCAGCAGCAGCTCGATCGCGGCTGCTACGAGTCGTTCCTGTTCACGAAGACGTTCCGCAACTCGCCCCAGTGCAAGGATCTTGCGCGTCAGGTCGAGCTGTCGAAGCGCAAGCTCGCGGACCTTGAGGCGAAGCGGCAGGACATCATGGGATCGTCAGGCCGGTCGTATCAGGACGACATCATTCGCGAACTGGCGCGCAACAACTGCGGCGCGAATTACGTCGACATGGCGCGGCGGCGCACGGACGGCATGTGGGAAGACGAAGAGTCGAGCGGCAACAACACGTGGTCGCCCTCAGCAGCGCTCAACGGTGCGCAGACGTTTCGTACGGTGTGCGTGCGCCTCTGCGACGGCTTCTATTTTCCGGTGAGCTTCTCAACGCTGCCCAGCCACTTCACGCAGGATGCGGATTCCTGCCAGTCCAAGTGCGCGGCGCCGACGGAGCTTTACTACTATCCCAATCCGGGCGGCTCTATCGATCAGTCGGTCGCGCTCGGATCACAAGAACCCTATTCGAAGATGAAGTCCGCGTTCCGGTATCGGAAGGAATACGTCAACGGCTGTTCGTGCAAGACGGCCGAGTTCGTTCCGACGGACGCAGCCGGAAAGGCCAAGAAAGCTGAGGTAGAAGCCGCGGCTGCCGCGAGTGGCGGCGCTGCCGGTCAAAACGCCGTCAATACCGGAACGATGCCGCCCGCAGCGGGCGCGCCTGCTGACGCCGGCGACGCTTGGCACACCGAAGCCCAACCGCAGTAA
- a CDS encoding HAD family hydrolase, with product MKGWTIVFDLDGTLVDTAPDLAEATNYVLGTLGLERINELEIRPFVGHGALAMIDGAVRAHGRKLGERELHDLFEVFLSYYTAHIAERSVPYPNVVSTLVSLQAAGATLAVCTNKMEMQARGVLEALKLDGYFAALTGRDSLGAYKPDPKHLTGTIERANGDVRQSIMVGDSETDIRTAKAANVPVVAVSFGYSVDPVASFGPDCIIDDYLELPAALAKFAGAPRQ from the coding sequence ATGAAGGGCTGGACAATCGTTTTCGATCTCGACGGGACCCTCGTCGATACGGCGCCGGACCTTGCCGAGGCGACGAATTACGTTCTTGGGACGCTTGGGCTCGAACGCATCAACGAACTCGAAATTCGCCCCTTCGTCGGACATGGCGCGCTTGCGATGATCGACGGCGCGGTGCGTGCGCATGGACGCAAACTGGGCGAACGCGAGCTGCACGATCTCTTCGAGGTCTTCCTTAGCTACTACACCGCGCACATCGCCGAACGGAGCGTTCCCTATCCGAATGTAGTCTCGACGCTCGTATCATTACAAGCCGCAGGGGCAACGCTCGCGGTATGTACGAACAAGATGGAGATGCAGGCGCGCGGCGTGCTCGAAGCGCTCAAGCTCGACGGGTATTTTGCGGCCCTCACCGGGCGCGACAGTCTTGGCGCGTATAAGCCCGACCCCAAACACCTGACCGGCACGATCGAGCGCGCAAACGGAGACGTTCGCCAGTCGATCATGGTTGGCGACAGCGAGACCGACATTCGCACCGCGAAGGCGGCCAATGTGCCCGTGGTTGCTGTCAGCTTCGGTTATAGCGTCGATCCCGTAGCGTCGTTCGGGCCGGATTGCATCATCGACGACTATCTCGAATTGCCGGCGGCGTTGGCGAAATTCGCAGGTGCGCCCCGTCAGTAA
- a CDS encoding DsrE family protein: MARKLIIILANVDPTDGEALSAPIFQATVAAAMSHQVEVVCTGRSAKILCKGSSVEIELKPGGGKRSIHDFIREARAAGAKFYCLAPDLDICNMHKDDLISECCGVLGAAHLIEEIMSNDSKVLTY; encoded by the coding sequence GTGGCGCGGAAGCTGATCATTATTCTCGCGAACGTCGATCCAACCGACGGAGAGGCGCTAAGCGCACCGATCTTCCAGGCAACCGTCGCCGCAGCAATGTCTCACCAAGTCGAGGTTGTTTGCACGGGAAGGTCGGCGAAGATCCTGTGCAAAGGCTCGTCCGTCGAGATCGAACTCAAGCCCGGCGGCGGCAAGCGCTCGATCCATGATTTCATCCGTGAGGCGCGCGCAGCGGGCGCGAAGTTCTATTGCCTCGCGCCCGATCTCGACATCTGCAACATGCACAAGGACGACTTGATCTCCGAATGCTGCGGCGTGCTCGGCGCGGCGCATCTCATCGAAGAAATCATGTCGAACGACAGTAAAGTCCTCACTTACTGA
- a CDS encoding universal stress protein: MVHKILCAVDGTKHSDKAVELAAELSTKLGSALTIATVNVLIGGARSGQIYAHDDADVQKTLADAKKIAEAAGAKNAQIVVLRSREASAGIVAYAEQDDFDIIVTGTGDKHGLSRLVLGSVAADIAGKAHCTVMIAR, from the coding sequence ATGGTTCACAAAATCCTATGTGCCGTTGATGGCACCAAGCATTCCGACAAAGCAGTTGAACTCGCCGCTGAGCTTTCGACCAAGCTCGGTTCCGCTTTGACGATCGCAACCGTAAACGTTTTGATCGGCGGCGCGCGCAGCGGCCAGATTTATGCCCATGACGACGCTGACGTTCAAAAGACGCTTGCCGACGCCAAAAAAATCGCGGAAGCAGCCGGCGCCAAAAACGCTCAGATCGTGGTTCTACGGAGCCGCGAGGCGTCCGCCGGGATCGTCGCCTATGCGGAGCAGGATGATTTCGATATCATCGTAACCGGAACGGGCGACAAGCATGGGCTGTCGCGTCTGGTGCTTGGGTCCGTCGCGGCCGATATCGCGGGCAAGGCTCATTGCACGGTTATGATCGCCCGTTAA
- the gltX gene encoding glutamate--tRNA ligase, with product MTPRVRFAPSPTGRLHIGNIRTAALNWLFAKKHGGNFLLRLDDTDAARSTEEFADAIRDDLTWLGLTWNEEARQRDRTERYEEQVVRLKSAGVLYPCFETEEELDRRRKRQLAMRRPPIYDRAALKLTLSEVEARIAAGETPHWRFRLPNTEEVTGLVPQPTLVSWNDLIRGDQTVDLGSLSDPVLIRADGTFLYTLTSVIDDIDFAITHIVRGEDHVTNTGVQVALFEALGSDAPAFGHHSLLVGADGQALSKRLGALSIQSFRDANIEPMAVLCHAALVGTSDAIEPLTSRDELAAKLDFSKISTAPGRFDVAELRTLNGKLLHHLDYADVAGHLNELGVGGGEAFWHAVRGNLEVLPDARMWWDIATRDIDPVIEDPNATAAAAAVLPAEPWDESTWSAWTAAVKAATGAKGRALFHPLRLALTAREAGPELKTLLPFIGRERALARLAGRRS from the coding sequence ATGACCCCGAGAGTCCGTTTTGCTCCTAGCCCAACGGGGCGTCTCCACATCGGCAATATCCGCACGGCGGCGTTGAACTGGCTGTTCGCGAAGAAGCACGGCGGAAATTTCCTCCTGCGCCTGGACGACACCGACGCCGCGCGCTCGACCGAAGAATTCGCGGATGCTATTCGCGACGACCTCACGTGGCTCGGCCTCACGTGGAACGAAGAAGCGCGCCAGCGCGATCGCACGGAACGCTATGAAGAACAGGTTGTCCGGCTCAAGAGCGCGGGCGTCCTCTATCCCTGTTTCGAGACGGAAGAAGAACTCGATCGTCGCCGCAAGCGTCAGCTCGCGATGCGCCGCCCGCCGATCTACGACCGCGCTGCGTTGAAACTCACGCTGTCCGAAGTTGAAGCCAGGATCGCAGCCGGTGAAACCCCGCACTGGCGCTTCCGGCTGCCGAACACGGAAGAGGTGACTGGCCTCGTGCCGCAGCCGACGCTCGTTTCATGGAACGATCTGATCCGCGGCGACCAGACGGTCGATCTCGGCTCGCTGTCGGATCCAGTTCTGATCCGCGCGGATGGAACATTCCTCTACACGCTGACGAGCGTCATCGACGATATCGACTTCGCGATTACGCATATCGTGCGCGGTGAGGATCACGTCACGAACACCGGCGTGCAGGTCGCACTGTTCGAGGCGCTGGGGTCGGACGCGCCTGCGTTCGGTCATCACTCGCTGCTGGTCGGTGCCGACGGTCAGGCGCTTTCGAAACGTCTCGGCGCTCTATCGATCCAGAGCTTCCGTGACGCGAACATCGAGCCGATGGCGGTTCTCTGCCATGCTGCGCTCGTCGGCACGTCCGACGCGATCGAGCCGTTGACGTCACGCGATGAACTCGCAGCGAAACTGGATTTCTCCAAGATATCGACCGCGCCCGGCCGCTTCGATGTGGCGGAGCTGCGCACGCTCAACGGCAAGCTTCTGCATCATCTCGACTACGCCGATGTCGCCGGGCACCTGAACGAACTTGGTGTCGGGGGCGGCGAAGCGTTCTGGCACGCGGTACGTGGCAACCTCGAAGTTCTCCCCGATGCGCGTATGTGGTGGGATATCGCCACGCGCGACATCGATCCGGTGATTGAAGATCCAAACGCGACCGCCGCAGCAGCCGCGGTGCTTCCCGCGGAGCCGTGGGACGAAAGCACTTGGAGCGCGTGGACCGCCGCTGTGAAAGCCGCGACCGGCGCTAAGGGCCGCGCTCTGTTTCACCCGTTGCGGCTGGCATTGACGGCGCGCGAGGCGGGGCCAGAGTTGAAAACGCTTCTACCCTTCATAGGCCGGGAGCGTGCGCTCGCTCGTCTCGCTGGCCGCCGCTCGTAA
- a CDS encoding DUF2059 domain-containing protein, with the protein MRNLVLGLALCFAVALAAPVIADDATPPVDPARVAAARDLLEVTGVTKQMDGMVDAMSKGFARGANADNSEAGKKLSAEFDVTMKKLLSYKDQMITDFAELYAQTFTVEEMKSVADFYRSGPGAKFISMTPELMQKGAAIGMKYSDKITAEMRAAVPPAGGAK; encoded by the coding sequence ATGCGCAATCTCGTCCTGGGCCTCGCGCTCTGTTTTGCCGTGGCCCTCGCTGCGCCTGTCATCGCTGACGACGCGACGCCACCGGTAGATCCCGCACGCGTCGCCGCCGCTCGCGACCTCCTCGAAGTGACCGGCGTGACAAAGCAGATGGACGGCATGGTCGACGCCATGTCGAAGGGCTTCGCCAGAGGCGCGAATGCCGACAACTCCGAAGCCGGTAAGAAACTCTCGGCCGAGTTCGATGTGACGATGAAGAAGCTCCTCAGCTACAAAGATCAGATGATCACGGACTTCGCGGAGCTTTACGCGCAGACGTTCACCGTCGAGGAAATGAAATCCGTCGCAGACTTCTATCGTTCGGGCCCTGGCGCGAAGTTCATTTCGATGACGCCTGAACTGATGCAGAAGGGCGCTGCCATCGGAATGAAATACAGCGATAAGATCACAGCGGAGATGAGGGCGGCCGTGCCTCCCGCTGGCGGCGCGAAGTAG